A window from Chroicocephalus ridibundus chromosome 11, bChrRid1.1, whole genome shotgun sequence encodes these proteins:
- the EFCAB9 gene encoding EF-hand calcium-binding domain-containing protein 9: MSITIALTMTSQSEQSPQQHALAVGIAAQGEEARLRTAQRFKCWLTGGLVNQISRLLPVRNAAALAEHVQLLDVHRKNDLNNLQFYCFLPYATNLKKDQIMPLFDLLDRNLRGAARADALQPPQHHRQPMLGETGAFSGKSSEDGRLRRGRGVNPLEKPFVPQHARPAFQLLDGDGDNLVDFNEFEATRFLFNIQKAELKIFKVFDISRDDPLNYREFTMFAVFRTDKQQQKEERDHEQPPSRISDLPADQQEPFTQLATTSLASPSPWAQLTAAR; the protein is encoded by the exons ATGAGCATCACCATTGCATTGACCATGACATCCCAGAGTGAGCAGAGTCCTCAGCAGCACGCGTTAGCAGTGGGCATTGCGGCCCAAGGAGAGGAAGCAAGACTACGTACAGCCCAGCGTTTTAAATGCTGGCTTACAGGGGGTCTTGTCAACCAAA TATCCCGCTTGCTGCCGGTGAGAAACGCTGCGGCACTGGCAGAGCACGTCCAGCTCCTGGATGTTCATCGAAAGAATGACCTGAACA ATCTGCAGTTTTATTGCTTTCTCCCATATGCGACAAACCTGAAGAAGGACCAGATCATGCCGCTGTTTGACTTGCTGGACCGAAACCTGAGGG GTGCAGCACGTGCCGATGCCCTTCAGCCTCCCCAGCATCACCGACAGCCCATGCTGGGAGAGACCGGTGCCTTTTCAGGGAAAAGCAGCGAGGATGGCAGGCTGCGGCGAGGGAGAGGGGTG AACCCTCTCGAAAAGCCGTTCGTCCCCCAGCACGCCAGACCTGCCTTTCAACTgctggatggggatggggataatCTGGTTGACTTTAATGAGTTTGAAGCCACAAGGTTTCTCTTCAACATCCAGAAAGCGGAACTTAAGATATTCAAGGTCTTTGATATTTCTAGGGATG ATCCGCTCAACTATAGGGAATTCACGATGTTTGCAGTCTTCCGCACtgacaaacaacaacaaaaagaggagAGGGACCATGAACAGCCTCCCAGCAGAATCAGCGACCTCCCAGCAGACCAACAAGAACCCTTTACCCAGCTGGCAACAACAAGCCTCGCTTCTCCATCCCCCTGGGCTCAGCTTACAGCCGCCAGATAG